The following nucleotide sequence is from Strix uralensis isolate ZFMK-TIS-50842 chromosome 15, bStrUra1, whole genome shotgun sequence.
TGTTCAAATATAATATTATTAGCCTATTAGTTTTGTAAATATGGAATTTTACCCTTAATTTACTAAATCCTAATCTAGAGGCTTTGGTACCTGAGTGGATCAATATATGCACTTAAGCAACAGAGTATCTTGAAATAAGAGGCTAAATCTGTGTGTCCAAGCCAGAATACAGGAAAGCAACTTTGCCTACGGATACCTAAATTTTGGCCCTAATGGAAgtgaaagataaataaataaaaaaaacaaaacgctGATTTGGAAAAACCTAAGCAAAGTACATGATTTTTGtatgtttaattatatttttgcaaCATTATATGGTGTTACAATGTAATTAGTTTAGGCAGCCAGAGTACAAACTGGAATGCTATAGTGCTGTATGAAGAAACAATTTTAGAATAGTAGGAGTATATTCTTaagtgatttgtttttttctgcttccctatagattaaagcaaaaaattatgACAAAGTGGAAAAGGTGAGTCCTATCAATATATGTAATATATCTCTATAGCAAGAACAAGTATCTTCTGATTAGGCtaaagcagaatgaaaagaaCTATAGCTGTTGTTGAACGCATTATTGAAAAACAAAGATAAGAAGTATCACTAAAGTCAATTTGTTGTTGCTACCAAACTGTAATGAGTGAAGTGTGCAGAGGAATTTCTCTGTTTAATTCTCTCCAGTTCCTTTGCATAGCACAGAAATGTTTTAGTCAAAAGGATGAGTAGTTTAACTTATTCTTTCTTACAAATCTCAATCATAATTACaaagagtattttatttcatgctgTATAGCTTTAAAAGTAGAAACCTAATTTCTGTATCTGGAATCCTGATCACGTCTTCTTGATGTATTAAACAGTTATTTCAGCGATGCCTTATGAAGGTTTTACACATTGATTTATGGAAATGTTACCTTTCCTATGTACGAGAAACCAAGGGGAAGCTACCTAGTTACAAGTAAGTTAAGAGTTGCTCTGAATTACTCTAGTTTTATGGTGAATCTCTTACTGATTTTTGACTAGGGAGTGGGGAGGAACCTGAGTGACAAATCTGCCTGGGGATCTTCTGGGAGAGTGTTGGGGGGGGATAATATATAATCtgcatttagaaaacattttctttaaagtttcttTAATTGAGCTTGCTGGGTAAAATTGCTTCCTTAGTCTGCATCCATATAACAAGGTGAGACAAGAGCTGGGGAGTAGCCAACATATCCATGCTGGTTTCCTGCAGATGAGGTTGGTGCTTGAGCCAATCTGAAACACGCTTCCTCCTCAGTCGGGACCTTTTGCTGTCCTTCCCCTTAGTGCCCTGTTTAGAGTCTCCACAAAAATTGATTCCAGCTGAGGTACTATATTTGACTAGCAGTAGTTCAATAGTAAATAGTTCAGTAGTTAGAGAAAGCTTTGGAATGCATAAAAACGCATTAAAAATCAGGGTGTCACAATTTTGGGGTGTATTAATGTTCATCCCTTTTCAGTTACTGCATTTTACTTGTTTATAATCCTGTGGACGGAgtttaatgctttttcttcctgtttaaggtttcaaaaaaatattagtaCCTTTCAGCATCTTTAAACTCTTTCTTTCCCAGTCCACCATAATAACTGGCAAGATAACTAATgcattaacagaagaaaaaaaaaaaagcagtttttataaaaatttatttttacaagactgttttgaaacaattttaaaagtatcAGCACCCCCCCTTATCTTTTTATCTAATTCAactttcttctatttttcctgttGATACGGTCAAGGACTGGTAGGGTACTGAAAGATGTTTCAGTaaagaaaactgggagaaaagtAGAGGagtgaaaaagctgttttcattgAAACTTTACCAAGGAAATGttctgtgaacattttaaatttggggaaaaatacttAGAATTTGGGGGGGATAAGAAATCACTTTGGGCAGTTTCCACACAGGGGGGCTACTCCTAATTGCCCCAGCCTTTTGGTGTTCCTGGAGAATTACAACAAGGTTCGGGGaattctgaggggaaaaaaaaaagaaaccagaggTACATCTGTCAGCTAAGAAAATGTAAAGAGCAGTTGTTTAATATTTTCTCAACTTCACATAGTGTACATGGATTTCTACTTAATTAAGGGGGAGGTGTAGCACAGGAACCATTAGTATGCTAGATTGCCATCAgcagatttaaataattttcttaaacacacagaaaacctAAATGCAGAGTTTAAAGCTATCCAAATGCCAGTTGTTACTCTCAGCTGTTGAATGACCCTTTTCATACTTCAGTGTTTGGTTAAAATTTGCTGCACAAAAGAATATCTTAAATAAAGAACTTTTTAAATACTAAACACTTGCTCTATGgtctttgtggtttgtttttttcctcagagaaaaaaTGGCTCAGGCATATGATTTTGCTCTGGATAAGATTGGCATGGAAATCATGTCATACCAGGTATGTTTTTTTATCAAAGCACGTTTTATTTCTAACTTTATAACAAGTACAACTAAACATTGGTTTCATTATGtgtaatattttttctcacataGATCTGGGTGGATTACATCAATTTTTTGAAAGGCGTGTAAGTatcttaaaagaatttttttaagctcAGTTAATGTAATGTTGATGTTCATACCAGTTATAACCTGTAATAGCTGACGTTAATCTCTCTCCCCACTATTTAGAGAAGCGGTAGGATCTTATGCAGAAAACCAGAGGATAACAGCTGTCCGTAGGGTTTACCAGCGTGGTTGCGTGAATCCAATGATAAACATAGAGCAGCTCTGGAGAGATTATAACAAATACGAAGAGGTAATCAAGCACATGAAATTTGtgacataaaaaaagaaataataatggtATAATCAAGGATGGTGCCTAAACTGTATCCACTAAATAATTATGTATAAAAGACATGACCAGCAGTATAAAcatgttttgtgtgtgtggtatGTACCAAGACCTGTGGCAAAACTCTACAGGTACCTGagtgaatttttaaatttattttaaagactttttataGGATACATTTAACTGTCCCATTTCCCAGCTGGCCCAGTGGAATTGCTAGTGAGTGAGAAATCACTGTCATCAGTGATGGAGAACATATTTAATGGAAGCTAGAGCAGATCAGCTGGCAATGAGGGCTTGCTTCCCCAAGGAGGCACTCCCTTCCTTTCAGTTATAGCTGAACAGGGTGAAATGGCATTCAGCTATGATGGTTTGGACTTCCTTCACAGTGTAAGTTATATGGTCTCAAGTACATATAAAATGCTCCTCACCATCCTTCACCTGAAGCCATTACAGCATCAATTCAGGTGAGTTTGCTACCACACTGTCTTCAGCAAGCATGACCTCAACTCATTGGCCTTGCGGGCTAATTTGTAGCTGCACCTTTATGGTGTATTTGTAAACACATTTGGTAACAGCTTGTTAACTTACCCCAGTCAGCAGAGGTGAGGATGCAGAACTGAGGGTGGGTGCCCTCGTGCTCAGCACTCTCAAGCAGGGGTGTTCATACAGTGCTCTCCCTTGGCTTGCCTGTTGCGCCCGGGGTTGGAGATGCTGGCATGGGTCAGCTGTGCACTGAGCCGGAAAGGacagtttctctttccttgcttTAATTATGCAAGTTCTAGGCTTGGTGACCTCTGACATTAATAGGGTCACTGTGCTTAGCCAGTGGGAGTACCTCCGGGCATCAGCAGCCACGAGCATGTACCATAACAGCTCATCGCCCCGTTGGTGTTCAGGGGTACCACAGATAGCCTGCTGACCACCAGGGAAGGTGCCCAGCGACACGCCTTCTCCTGCATAGAAAATCCCCAGTACAACTTCCCTGTAAACCTCCTCTTCCCAGTCACCAGTCATCACATAACAAATGAAGGCTCTCACTGCTGGTTCCTACTACTTTCATTATATGTAGGGAGACTTGTCAAAATGATAGCTGAAACCTGTCCTACATTTGTTCTCTACCTCTGAGTTGAGGCAGCTCTGGCTGACCCCTGCAACACACATCAGTATCCTGCACTGTTCAGAGCTGCTGGAAGCCGAGGGCCAGAGCCCTGCTTGGGCACAGATTTCTGCATGTCCTGCTCTGGCTAGGCTGGCCTCAagggaaggggctgctgcttACAGATGTCCTGGCACAGAGAAGGCAATGCTCCTCACCAGAAGGGCTCTTTGAGAGGGAACTGATTCCCCTCAACAGCAGTCCAACAACACAGAGATCAGTACGAAAGTGCAGGTCTCAGTACGAAAGGTTACTGGCTATTTGCTGCAATTAAACACTCTCAAGCTTCTTTTTAGCTCAGTTGGTAGCCACAGGGTAGCAATGTCAGCCTGTCAGTCACCAGTATCTTTAATTAAACAAATGGTCAAAAGTGGTAACACCCCTAGTGGGACAGAGAAGTGGCAATCTTTGGCTCACAAAGCCACACAGCTGCACCTCACAAAGCTGGGCATGCATCCTGGGAGAGTATTGCTGCGTCCCAGCCCGGTCCTGGGTTGAACGGGGCACTGCTGGTTTTGTACACTAGCTGGCCCAGACAGCGATCCCAGGCAGCACTCTGCACCAGTCCAGACGGTACCTTTGCTCCTGTAATGAGCTGGTACCCGGCTCAGTTGCCTGTTTGGAATAGGACTGAAAGCTGTGCCCACCTTCCTCAAAGTCCTGGCAGGCAAAATCCACCCAGACACAGGTGTGAACAAAAGGGTGGTTGCTTATCCTGCCATAAGAGTGGTTCTTTGAGATTTTGTTCGTGCCTGGGATCCCGTGACCAGGCCCGTGTTGCTGATGTTGAGGTGTGGACTGTGCCccagctctcctgctgcccttGCTCAGCAGCATGACAGGGCCCTCTGCACGTGCATGCAGGTCCAGAGGGGTGTAATTCTGCGGTGACAGGTCTCAAGTCGCTCTCAGCTGACAAAGGTACACATATGGCAGGGTGTATTTTGAATATAATCTCTTCTAAAAGCTGTCGGTTACTTCAGGaacagaggagaaggcagagcttTGAGCTTCGGGGTCAATCCCTGTTACTGCTTGTCCAGGAAAAGTGAATTGCTCATATGCTGTCTCAGCCTTCACCTGGTGAAcaggaagcagcagcaaggcagggaGCTGTGACTCTGACTAGGCACTGACCccaatttaaaaggaaaaatgtaaatcaCAAATACATTCTGTCCACTTTCTCCCCCAGCAGGTTTATGTAAAGTCCATCATATTTTTGAAAGCTGTAAGTGATTAAAAATACACTGAGGTGCTTCAGGTCAGTTGATTTTTAGTAGTGAGTTTATTCTCTGATAAATAAGTTCTTGCCCACACGTTTATTAGGAGAAATGCAGTACCTTTCGAGATCAGTATTTTATAATAACTGTCCTTGTTGCTCACTTTGGCATCCCCTTTCAAGCGCTTCTCTGTATGAAATGAGAGTCAGTATTTCCAAAGTGAAATTGCACATTCCCAATTCTTTTTTTCACCCTTGTCCAGGGCATCAATATTCACTTAGCTAAGAAGATGATTGAAGACAGGAGTAGAGATTATATGAACGCACGACGTGTAGCAAAGGTACAACCTTCTATTGACTTTTCTTTGTTCTATTTAATTCTGCAAAATAGCATTAAACTTGGttcttattttcaaataaaagtgtGTGTTGGACTAATAAGGTTAGTATGTTAAAATATTGGTATTAGTTCTATAAAGCATAACCTAAAATAAGTGTTTAATGTGTTTAAATGTGCTGTTCGAAACATTGCTTCTGTTTCAGGAATATGAGACAGTGATGAAAGGTCTGGACCGCAATGCTCCCTCTGTCCCCCCACAAAATACCCCCCAAGAGGCTCAGCAGGTAGACATGTGGAAGAAATACATCCAGTGGGAAAAGAGCAATCCTCTGCGTACAGAAGATCAAACTCTCATAACTAAAAGAGGTAATTAGATATTGTGCTGGCACATGTAGAATTGTATTTCTTAGCTCTATTCACGACCTCCAGCGTAAGTAATGATGTGATTTAGTGTTCAGGGATCATGCTGGAGCAGAATTTGATTGAGTTTCTTGAATTGtatgggtggtttttttaaactattctttAGTTTTTGCTCATGTCAAGCTGAAAGTAATACATGGATTTTGGGGGGCAGTGCTGTAGTTGTGTGCCACTTTCACTGGAGGTCGGGAAACTGTGGATCACAGCCTGGTTTTATGGCTGACGTCCTTGAATGAGTTCTGCTTCTTCCTCTGGAGGAGGCAGGTTTTAGCTGCTGGTTATGATTCACCAAGTTCCTGGCAATATTAAAGAACGGCAGTTGTGATCATTGTATTCAAAGCCAATTAGTGTTAATATAGTCCAATGTATTTGCTgggttttgtatttcattctTCCATTGTGCAAGATGGTACCATATCTACAATAACATACACAAAGTGTTTCTTACTTTTTCTCCCTGCAGTTATGTTTGCCTATGAGCAATGCCTTTTGGTTCTGGGACATCACCCAGATATCTGGTATGAAGCTGCACAGTATCTTGAGCAATCCAGTAAACTGCTAGCTGAGAAAGGGGTAAGCAGATTGCcattggttttcttttatttcattgttttaacaTGGTGTACTGTTAATTTTTCCTCAAATACTTAAGAACCAAGGAGGAGAACATGAAAAATTTTAGCACCGTAAGTTGTGTCatgttcagaattttaaaatcaggactattttaagaaataaaaatatttgcatttgagaTAAGAATTATAAAAAAACTACTTCAGTGTTGCCCAGTTTTAggttggggtggtggtggtggtgttttggcCTGGTTTTGTGATTCCTTATGTACTGGGGAAATCATTATCTTTTTATTGGAGCACTGCATGGAAGTTCACTGGGACTTCTCGCACACAAAAGGTATTCCATAGATTGGCCTTCATTGTCATAGATGCTGAACAATTATATTATCATACTTATTTTATAACAGGACATGAACAACGCTAAACTTTTCAGTGATGAGGCTGCTAATATTTATGAAAGAGCGATCAGCACTTTATTAAAGAAGAATATGCTTCTTTATTTTGCATATGCAGATTATGAAGAGGTGAGCAAAAATAGCGATGTACGGATGTTAAAACGCAAAGACATCTCTTGTCAACAATGTCATTTATTTGAAACGTACTGAATACAAAATTCTATAGAATTAATTTACTGATTCTTCTAGCCTTAACCTCATTCAGTGTTCCTGAGACTGAGCtaataaaatgaagaggaaaagccTATAGTATGAATTACAAAATTTTTGTCTTTCCACTTAAATATTGGCTATATTTTTCAAATTGCTGTGAAGTTGAAAGGCTGATAGATTGACATTTACTGGAGCATCGGcttcttcacttttaaaatggGGATAAAGAACACCTTTCCTATCTAATTCTTGGGAGTTTAATGTTTGTGTTTGCATGGCTGTGACAGAAGATGGGAGGCACCCTGTACTGCAGCTTTCTTGAGAAATCTCTTTACCCAGGCTACCACCTTGCTGCACAGCCTCCGTAACAAGTAATGCCCCAGCAAGGGTTGGTTTTGCACATGAACCATCAGGAATAAGGCTGTTTCCCAGTGATCAGATGAAGACTATGGAGTCCTCCGCAGGATGTATTTTGCCCACTTCCTGTAACATGGAATAGTCTTTGCAGGAAGATCCtgaggacaacagcaaaaaaaaaaaaaaaaacaacctttgcCCTTAAAAGAAAAAGCCTTCCTTGGCTTTCAGTGCAGCCTCTTGCATCCTAAGCATACCAgatatttaggtttttttaaggttGCACAATACAACTTGGAGGGCTGCAGCTGGCAGTGAACAGAATGAAGTGTGTAGGTTAGAGAGTCAAAAAGGTGGTTTTCCTAGCTGTGTCTGCACATTACTTTTAGACAGAGGTAACGGAAACAGTCTTCTTATCCCAAACACCTACAGTGGCACTTGCGCTGCAGTATTACTAAATTAGAAAAAGACTTCAGAGACTCTTGAAAAGCTTGAAAGTAAGCACTAGTGAGAAATTAATGTGGGAAGTAAAGAAATGACTGCACAGGACAGAAAATGCATCTGAGTAAAGGGACTGACATACGTAGTGTtcaactggggggaaaaaaggaaaccaaaaaattttagctttttcttcAGATTGATTTTTGCATTCTCACGGGTGATTTGTAATCGTATTACTAAGCAGTCcgcatttcctttttatttacttAGAGTCGAATGAAGTATGAGAAAGTACACAGCATATATAACCGACTCCTGGCTATTGAAGACATTGATCCCACTCTGGTAAGATGATCCTTAGTATTGAGTTTTTCCACATTTGCATGGACAGTCACCTGAGTACATGCAGAGAATGGCGAAGTACTTACAGGAGTTCATTGGGTCACAGGGATGATTGAGCAGGCGAAGTACTGAGATGACAGAATTAGATTAAAATTTCAGCAAGGTTGGTAATTATAGCCTTTAATCCACTTAGATACACTAAGTCATGTGCActtttctcctgtctcttttgGAGAATCTCTTAAAACAAGCAATGAAGATATAAGATATTAAAGATTTCATGACACAGCTCATAAGAATTTGTGTATGTTTTGTTGGTTCAACTAAAATTTCACTTTGCCTCCCCTTAACTGATTAAGAGCACATTGCCTTTGCTTATTGCTCTTCCTATATATAAATACACCATCCTGTGTACATGTAGTTTGCAAATAAATTTGTAATTCACCACATAAGTATCAAAGAGTATTGCTGTACATCTGCTTAAGTAAACAATGTTGTCTCTAGTGCCAGCTGTGCTAGTGCTGAACAAATAGTGTGAGAAAGGAACCTGCCCTCCAAATGTTTTAGTTTATAAATAGACACAACAAAgcatgagaaggaaaaataaggtCTTAGGTCTAAAATTAAACAACAGGTCAGTGTCAGAGGAAAGGTTTCCATTTACTGACATGTTCTATACATTAAACACAGATCATAAGGCTtcctaaatacatattttctaagAAACCATGTACCAGTCACTCCTATTTGAGGAATGCCATTTTTCATGATCTAATTCAGAGTGGAGGAAAGttaaatcccaaacacaaatTTGCCACTGAACTAAATAGCACAATCATTCTTTCCTTGATATCAGTATAAATATTTGCAGACAGGATGATTTGTATCTTGGATTGTATAATGTACAGGGGATCATCATTTCAGGGGATCAGTCTTAGGTATAttccattgttttaaaaaaagtatataaaaagcTTTGACTTGGTATTTATAGCAAAACAACATAGAGGCACAACACAGTGTTGTATCTATTATGCCTTATTAGCTGTATTTTGTCAGTAGAGATTATTTCAAATATAGCCAAAAAACTTTATTACATTCTAGTATTTTTTGTTAGCACTGATactatataaatattaatatgcACCTTAGGTTTATATCCAATATATGAAATTTGCAAGGCGAGCAGAAGGCATAAAATCGGGAAGAATGATATTTAAGAAAGCGAGAGAGGATGCCCGGACCCGCCATCACGTCTATGTTACAGCAGCTTTAATGGAGTATTATTGTAGTAAGGTAATTGTAGATGCTCAATTTGATATTAAAGTAGTGTCAGGAGGGTGCGTAGCTCACTGAaggtaataacttttttttttttaatgtttgcaggATAAATCTGTGGCCTTTAAGATTTTTGAGCTAGGGCTGAAAAAATATGGGGACATTCCAGAATATGTACTGGCATATATCGACTACCTTTCTCACCTTAATGGTAAGCTTTAAGCTTTGAGAGGTCTAATGAAGCACTCATTAACCTGAACCTAAACTCACTTCTCTGAGTTTAGGTTCAGGTCAAGTTCCTTGTATTTTAGTTCTAATTCTTCTTGAAGAGCAATGAAACCTCTTCATGAAACTCAgcaattaatttgaaaacaaaacctgcTGGTCTGTCCTTACTGAAGTTCCAGAAGTACAGTAACATTAGATCTTGATCCTACTGACTAGAGGAGAGTGAACTTTCAAAATTGTAACTCACTTGCATTGCAGCAGTTTTACAGCATCTGTTGTGAAAAGTGGGAAGTATGCTGAGAAATCTAAATCTATAGGAGGTGAAATCAGCACGAGAGGAGTGATAGATCAGTTGGTCCCTACTAGAATTATTTTAAACTCATTCTCCCCGGgtagatgagatgagatgagcGAGATATAAAAGCAATATTGTGAATATTGGTCCTGCTCGGAGTTGCCAGTTTGCGATGCAAAGGGCAGGGCAggaagctgctgcctgtgccagccctgGGGCACAGGGGCTGGGAGCCCcgggcaggaggtgctggtggggcGGCAGCAGCAGGTCTCCCGGGAGGGCTCCCAGATGTGGGAGATAATGTGTTAAAAGAAGCCTgagctgctgtgg
It contains:
- the CSTF3 gene encoding cleavage stimulation factor subunit 3 isoform X2 gives rise to the protein MKVLHIDLWKCYLSYVRETKGKLPSYKEKMAQAYDFALDKIGMEIMSYQIWVDYINFLKGVEAVGSYAENQRITAVRRVYQRGCVNPMINIEQLWRDYNKYEEGINIHLAKKMIEDRSRDYMNARRVAKEYETVMKGLDRNAPSVPPQNTPQEAQQVDMWKKYIQWEKSNPLRTEDQTLITKRVMFAYEQCLLVLGHHPDIWYEAAQYLEQSSKLLAEKGDMNNAKLFSDEAANIYERAISTLLKKNMLLYFAYADYEESRMKYEKVHSIYNRLLAIEDIDPTLVYIQYMKFARRAEGIKSGRMIFKKAREDARTRHHVYVTAALMEYYCSKDKSVAFKIFELGLKKYGDIPEYVLAYIDYLSHLNEDNNTRVLFERVLTSGSLPPEKSGEIWARFLAFESNIGDLASILKVEKRRFTAFKEEYEGKETALLVDRYKFMDLYPCSASELKALGYKDVSRAKLAAIIPDPVVAPSIVPVLKDEVDRKPEYPKPDTQQMIPFQPRHLAPPGLHPVPGGVFPVPPAAVVLMKLLPPPVCFQGPFVQVDELMEIFRRCKLPDTVDEAVRIITGGLPEIAVEGNGPVENNAMLNKAVKRPHEDSDDDEEKGSVVPPVHDIYRARQQKRIR
- the CSTF3 gene encoding cleavage stimulation factor subunit 3 isoform X1, with amino-acid sequence MSGEGAAGDQAAEYVPEKVKKAEKKLEENPYDLDAWSILIREAQNQPIDKARKTYERLVAQFPSSGRFWKLYIEAEIKAKNYDKVEKLFQRCLMKVLHIDLWKCYLSYVRETKGKLPSYKEKMAQAYDFALDKIGMEIMSYQIWVDYINFLKGVEAVGSYAENQRITAVRRVYQRGCVNPMINIEQLWRDYNKYEEGINIHLAKKMIEDRSRDYMNARRVAKEYETVMKGLDRNAPSVPPQNTPQEAQQVDMWKKYIQWEKSNPLRTEDQTLITKRVMFAYEQCLLVLGHHPDIWYEAAQYLEQSSKLLAEKGDMNNAKLFSDEAANIYERAISTLLKKNMLLYFAYADYEESRMKYEKVHSIYNRLLAIEDIDPTLVYIQYMKFARRAEGIKSGRMIFKKAREDARTRHHVYVTAALMEYYCSKDKSVAFKIFELGLKKYGDIPEYVLAYIDYLSHLNEDNNTRVLFERVLTSGSLPPEKSGEIWARFLAFESNIGDLASILKVEKRRFTAFKEEYEGKETALLVDRYKFMDLYPCSASELKALGYKDVSRAKLAAIIPDPVVAPSIVPVLKDEVDRKPEYPKPDTQQMIPFQPRHLAPPGLHPVPGGVFPVPPAAVVLMKLLPPPVCFQGPFVQVDELMEIFRRCKLPDTVDEAVRIITGGLPEIAVEGNGPVENNAMLNKAVKRPHEDSDDDEEKGSVVPPVHDIYRARQQKRIR